A stretch of the Polycladomyces subterraneus genome encodes the following:
- a CDS encoding GNAT family N-acetyltransferase, whose amino-acid sequence MAIRIREGTLNDCSAIAKVHVDSWRTTYNSIVPNEYLINMSYSDSEKRWIKRLQQADNQHKLYVAENESGTIVGFAGGGRERSGVPGYDGELYAIYLLKEFQRQGIGKLLFKAVVDHLATQFRSMLVWVLAENDSRYFYEALGGIYIRESTITIAGKELKEVAYGWDDIRKLKDNL is encoded by the coding sequence ATGGCAATTAGAATTCGTGAGGGGACGCTCAATGACTGTTCTGCTATTGCAAAAGTTCATGTCGATAGTTGGCGTACCACTTACAACTCCATTGTTCCAAATGAATATCTAATCAACATGTCTTATTCCGACAGTGAGAAGAGATGGATTAAGCGGCTACAACAGGCCGACAATCAACACAAATTGTATGTTGCGGAAAATGAGTCCGGGACAATTGTTGGATTCGCAGGTGGAGGACGTGAACGTTCTGGCGTACCCGGTTACGACGGTGAATTGTACGCTATATATCTGCTAAAAGAGTTTCAACGACAAGGCATTGGTAAACTACTTTTTAAGGCAGTGGTTGATCACCTTGCGACACAATTTCGCTCGATGCTTGTGTGGGTCTTGGCAGAAAATGATTCCCGTTACTTTTATGAAGCTCTTGGAGGTATCTATATCCGTGAGAGCACAATTACGATTGCTGGAAAGGAACTTAAAGAAGTCGCCTACGGATGGGATGATATTCGAAAGTTAAAAGATAACCTGTAG